The following proteins are encoded in a genomic region of Arthrobacter jiangjiafuii:
- the ctaD gene encoding cytochrome c oxidase subunit I: MSTLKYSTDDFGTYVPPRVVPVSRGRIIVNWLTSTDHKTIGYMYLIASFVFFCVGGVMALVIRAELFEPGMQILQTKDQYNQLFTMHGTIMLLMFATPLFAGFANIIMPLQIGAPDVAFARLNALAFWFFLFGSTIAVSGFITPQGAASFGWTAYAPLSNTTFSPGIGGDLWVFGLALSGFGTILGSVNFVTTIICLRAPGMTMWRMPIFTWNTLVTSILVLMAFPPLAAALFALGADRRFGAHIFDPERGGSILWQHLFWFFGHPEVYIIALPFFGIISEVLPVFSRKPIFGYKGLVFATLAIAALSVTVWAHHMYVTGAVMQSFFALMTMLIAVPTGVKFFNWIGTMWRGSITFETPMLWAIGFLITFLFGGLTGIILASPPLDYQVSDTYFVVAHFHYVVFGTVVFAMFAGFYFWWPKFTGKMLNERLGKIHFWMLFLGFHGTFMIQHWLGVSGMPRRYADYLVEDNFTSMNQLSTVASMLLGASLIPFFWNVFITWRRGKKVEVDDPWGFGCSLEWATSCPPPRHNFTALPRIRSERPALDLHHPELKPRSNGETDNPVVKVFGAADMGSEKPNDPDPRD; encoded by the coding sequence ATGTCGACGCTCAAGTACTCAACGGACGATTTTGGCACCTACGTACCGCCGCGCGTCGTCCCGGTCTCCCGGGGGCGGATCATCGTCAACTGGCTGACCTCGACCGACCACAAGACGATCGGCTACATGTACCTGATCGCGTCCTTTGTCTTCTTCTGCGTGGGCGGCGTGATGGCCTTGGTGATCCGGGCCGAACTGTTCGAACCGGGCATGCAGATCCTGCAGACCAAGGACCAGTACAACCAGCTGTTCACGATGCACGGCACGATCATGCTGCTGATGTTCGCCACCCCGCTGTTCGCCGGATTCGCCAACATCATCATGCCGCTGCAGATCGGCGCGCCGGACGTGGCGTTTGCCCGGCTGAACGCCCTGGCGTTCTGGTTCTTCCTCTTTGGCTCCACCATCGCCGTGTCCGGCTTCATCACCCCGCAGGGGGCAGCCTCGTTTGGCTGGACTGCCTACGCGCCGCTGTCCAACACCACCTTTTCGCCCGGGATCGGCGGAGACCTGTGGGTGTTCGGGCTTGCCCTGTCCGGCTTCGGGACCATCCTGGGATCGGTCAACTTCGTCACGACCATCATCTGCCTGCGCGCACCGGGCATGACCATGTGGCGGATGCCGATCTTCACCTGGAACACCCTGGTCACCTCGATCCTGGTCCTGATGGCCTTCCCGCCGCTGGCTGCTGCACTGTTTGCCCTCGGCGCGGACCGGCGGTTCGGAGCCCACATCTTCGATCCCGAGCGTGGCGGTTCCATCCTCTGGCAGCACCTGTTCTGGTTCTTCGGCCATCCCGAGGTGTACATCATTGCGCTGCCGTTCTTCGGCATCATCTCCGAGGTGCTGCCGGTGTTCAGCCGGAAACCGATCTTCGGCTACAAGGGCCTGGTGTTTGCCACCCTGGCCATCGCCGCCCTGTCCGTGACCGTGTGGGCGCACCACATGTACGTCACCGGCGCCGTCATGCAGTCCTTCTTCGCGCTCATGACCATGCTGATCGCGGTGCCGACGGGGGTGAAGTTCTTCAACTGGATCGGCACCATGTGGCGCGGTTCCATCACCTTCGAAACGCCGATGCTGTGGGCCATCGGGTTCCTGATCACCTTCCTCTTCGGCGGGCTCACCGGCATCATCCTGGCCTCCCCGCCGCTGGACTACCAGGTCTCGGACACCTATTTCGTGGTCGCCCACTTCCACTACGTGGTGTTCGGCACCGTGGTCTTCGCGATGTTTGCCGGCTTCTACTTCTGGTGGCCCAAGTTCACCGGCAAGATGCTCAACGAGCGCCTCGGCAAGATTCATTTCTGGATGCTGTTCCTGGGGTTCCACGGCACCTTCATGATCCAGCACTGGTTGGGCGTCTCCGGCATGCCGCGGCGGTACGCGGACTACCTCGTGGAAGACAACTTCACGTCCATGAACCAGTTGTCCACCGTTGCCTCAATGCTCCTGGGAGCATCCCTGATCCCGTTCTTCTGGAACGTGTTCATCACCTGGCGCCGGGGCAAAAAGGTGGAAGTGGATGACCCATGGGGCTTTGGCTGCTCGCTCGAATGGGCCACGTCCTGCCCGCCGCCGCGGCACAACTTCACTGCGCTGCCGCGCATCCGCTCTGAGCGCCCCGCACTGGACCTGCACCACCCGGAGTTGAAGCCGCGGTCCAACGGGGAAACGGATAACCCGGTGGTGAAGGTCTTCGGTGCCGCTGACATGGGCAGCGAAAAGCCCAACGACCCGGATCCCCGGGACTAG
- a CDS encoding ExeM/NucH family extracellular endonuclease, giving the protein MRPSTWKAALGATLSAGLLAAPMTALPAFALDTKAAAVGVVINEAYLSGGSANAPFTNKFVELYNPTDAAVSLDGWSLQYRSAGSTAAPTGVGALTGTIPAGGYYLISGASNGTTGAPLPAADATVGASFSGTSGTLILSNQATRVDPLPAGSVVGAAGVVDLLGYGTSNTFETAAAAAPAGNADPKSLNRTGFADTNNNAADFTLSAAVTPTGTGGTVPTDPEPTPTPTPSPTTPVDPPAGAVAISEIQGTGDASPLIGQNVTTRGKVTGVYPTGGFNGYYLQTPGTGGTLDPATHTASDGIFVFSSATVGSVAPGDYVEVTGTVGEYFGLTQLTVAAGNMAKLSEPAEEVKPATVGWPATDAEREALEGMLLAPQGSFTVTDNYSLNQYAEIGLAAGDSALVQPTAVAAVGTPEHAAVVADNAARAVTLDDGASTNFLSAANQGIALPYLTMENPVRIGAAATFTTGVILDFRNSAWKFQPLTALTTANAATVTPASFDPTRTAAPESVGGNLKLASFNVLNYFSTTGDTLPGCTFYNDRAGAPLTVRGGCDARGAANAENLERQQAKIVAAINALGADVVSLMEVENSAVFGKDRDEALANLTAALNEQAPGTWDYVRSPAALPAAEDVIRTAFIFRTATAEPVGESVILDDETVFSNAREPLAQAFKPAGGTDGEKFVAISNHFKSKGSAPDSGENADTGQGGWNADRVRQAQALAGFADSVADAAGTEKVFLLGDFNSYAAEDPMTVLADAGYVNLGKATGKHSYAFSGMVGSLDHILASPEAAEAVTGADIWNINSVESVALEYSRYNTNVTNYYAPDPYRSSDHDPILVGLDLAPAGTETEELNLLNINDFHGRIDDNTVNFAGTVEQLKAAAPAGSSVFLSAGDNIGASLFASSIQQDAPTIDVLNALDLRASAVGNHEFDAGYADLTDRVIPSAEFPYLGANVYLRGTTTPALEEYTILDVNGVSVAVIGAITEETATLVTPGGIANLEFGDPVEAVNRVAEQLQAAGLADVIIAEYHDGAGAGTPDGASLEQEVADGGAFAEIVNGTSPLVDAIYTGHTHKQYAWDAPVPGVDGKTRPVVQTGSYGEFIGQINLDYNPATDEVVSYTATNVPRTTESAASLVAAYPAVAEVKSIVDAALASAAEIGNQPVGSVTADITSAFSGTNRDDRSAESTLGNLVADSLLSTLSSADRGGAEIGVTNPGGLRAELYYGADGVITYAEANAVLPFVNNLWTTTLTGAQLKTMLEQQWQPAGSSRPFLALGLSDNITYTYDQAQAAGSRIQTVTVNGEALDPARAYRVGTFSFLAQGGDNFSVFTQGTNTRDSGLVDRDAWISYIEANSPLSPDFARQGVVVQGAPATATAGAAVSFTVSGLDLTSLGSPANTALAVNWVNAAGTATALGTAPVTAGAASVSVSIPSSASGAGRLVLTAAPSGTTVTVPVTVQAPPTPPAPACKAPVPPKNWWDVKGWVRYALDLARYLYCLTGR; this is encoded by the coding sequence ATGAGACCTTCAACCTGGAAGGCGGCACTGGGAGCAACCCTCTCGGCCGGCCTGCTGGCGGCACCAATGACGGCGCTTCCGGCCTTTGCGCTGGACACCAAGGCGGCAGCCGTAGGCGTCGTCATCAACGAGGCCTACCTGAGCGGCGGCAGCGCCAACGCGCCGTTCACCAACAAGTTCGTGGAGCTCTACAACCCCACGGATGCTGCCGTCAGCTTGGACGGCTGGTCGCTGCAGTACCGCTCGGCCGGTTCGACGGCGGCCCCCACGGGGGTCGGCGCGCTCACCGGAACCATCCCCGCCGGAGGTTATTACCTGATTTCCGGCGCCTCCAACGGAACCACCGGCGCTCCGCTGCCGGCAGCCGATGCCACCGTGGGCGCCAGCTTCAGCGGCACCAGCGGCACCCTGATCCTCTCCAACCAGGCCACCCGCGTCGACCCGCTGCCCGCGGGCTCCGTAGTGGGCGCCGCTGGAGTGGTCGACCTGCTGGGCTACGGCACCTCCAACACCTTTGAAACCGCGGCTGCTGCCGCCCCGGCCGGCAACGCAGACCCCAAGTCCCTGAACCGCACCGGCTTCGCCGACACGAACAACAACGCGGCCGACTTCACCCTCAGCGCGGCAGTGACTCCCACCGGCACCGGCGGCACGGTCCCCACCGACCCCGAGCCCACTCCCACCCCCACGCCCTCCCCCACCACCCCGGTTGATCCGCCGGCCGGCGCCGTCGCCATCTCGGAGATCCAGGGCACGGGCGATGCGAGTCCGCTGATCGGGCAGAACGTCACCACCCGCGGCAAGGTCACCGGCGTGTACCCCACCGGCGGCTTCAACGGCTACTACCTGCAGACGCCCGGAACCGGTGGAACGCTCGATCCCGCCACCCACACCGCATCCGACGGCATCTTCGTCTTCTCATCCGCCACGGTGGGCTCCGTCGCCCCCGGCGATTATGTAGAGGTCACCGGAACCGTCGGTGAGTACTTCGGCCTGACCCAGCTCACGGTCGCCGCGGGCAACATGGCCAAGCTCAGCGAGCCGGCGGAAGAGGTGAAGCCCGCGACCGTTGGCTGGCCCGCCACCGATGCCGAACGCGAGGCGCTGGAAGGCATGCTGCTGGCACCGCAGGGCAGCTTCACCGTCACCGATAACTACTCCCTGAACCAGTACGCGGAAATCGGCCTCGCCGCCGGGGACTCCGCCCTTGTCCAGCCCACCGCGGTGGCTGCCGTGGGCACCCCCGAGCACGCCGCCGTCGTCGCCGACAATGCGGCACGTGCCGTCACCCTCGACGACGGCGCCAGCACCAACTTCCTCAGCGCAGCGAACCAGGGCATCGCCCTGCCGTACCTGACCATGGAGAACCCGGTGCGGATCGGGGCAGCCGCCACCTTCACCACCGGCGTGATCCTGGACTTCCGCAACAGCGCCTGGAAGTTCCAGCCCCTCACGGCACTCACCACCGCCAACGCCGCAACGGTCACCCCGGCGTCGTTCGATCCCACCCGCACCGCCGCGCCGGAAAGCGTGGGCGGCAACCTCAAGCTCGCCTCCTTCAACGTGCTGAACTACTTCAGCACCACCGGGGATACGCTGCCCGGCTGCACCTTCTACAACGACCGCGCCGGTGCTCCGCTGACCGTCCGCGGAGGCTGCGACGCCCGCGGCGCCGCCAACGCAGAAAACCTGGAACGCCAGCAGGCGAAGATCGTTGCCGCCATCAACGCCCTCGGCGCCGACGTCGTCTCCCTCATGGAGGTGGAAAACTCCGCCGTGTTCGGCAAGGACCGCGACGAAGCACTGGCGAACCTGACCGCTGCCCTGAACGAACAGGCACCCGGGACCTGGGACTATGTCCGCTCCCCCGCCGCGCTGCCGGCGGCTGAAGACGTCATCCGCACGGCCTTCATCTTCCGCACGGCCACGGCCGAGCCGGTGGGCGAATCAGTGATCCTCGACGACGAAACGGTGTTCTCCAACGCCCGCGAGCCGCTGGCCCAGGCCTTCAAGCCCGCCGGCGGCACCGACGGCGAAAAGTTCGTCGCGATCAGCAACCACTTCAAGTCCAAGGGCTCGGCCCCGGACTCCGGCGAAAACGCCGACACCGGACAGGGCGGCTGGAACGCCGACCGCGTCCGGCAGGCACAGGCACTGGCCGGCTTCGCCGATTCCGTGGCCGACGCCGCGGGCACCGAGAAGGTGTTCCTGCTGGGAGACTTCAACTCCTACGCGGCTGAAGATCCGATGACCGTACTGGCCGATGCCGGATACGTGAACCTGGGCAAGGCCACCGGCAAGCACTCCTACGCCTTCAGCGGGATGGTCGGTTCGCTGGACCATATCCTGGCCTCCCCGGAAGCAGCCGAGGCCGTCACCGGCGCCGACATCTGGAACATCAACTCGGTGGAGTCGGTGGCGCTGGAATACAGCCGCTACAACACCAACGTCACCAACTACTACGCTCCGGACCCCTACCGTTCCTCGGACCACGATCCGATCCTGGTCGGCCTGGATCTTGCCCCCGCCGGAACCGAAACCGAAGAGCTGAACCTGCTGAACATCAACGATTTCCACGGCCGGATCGACGACAACACCGTCAACTTCGCCGGAACCGTTGAACAGCTCAAGGCAGCAGCACCGGCGGGCAGCTCGGTGTTCCTCTCCGCCGGCGACAACATCGGCGCTTCCCTGTTCGCCTCCTCCATTCAGCAGGATGCGCCCACCATCGATGTGCTGAACGCCCTGGACCTGCGCGCCTCGGCCGTGGGCAACCACGAGTTCGACGCCGGTTACGCCGACCTCACGGACCGGGTCATTCCGTCCGCCGAGTTCCCGTACCTGGGCGCCAACGTCTATCTCCGCGGCACCACCACGCCCGCTTTGGAGGAGTACACGATCCTGGACGTCAACGGCGTCTCGGTGGCCGTGATTGGTGCCATCACCGAGGAGACGGCCACGCTGGTCACTCCCGGCGGGATCGCGAATCTGGAATTCGGTGATCCGGTCGAGGCCGTGAACCGTGTGGCCGAGCAGCTGCAGGCCGCGGGGCTGGCGGATGTCATCATCGCCGAGTATCACGACGGCGCCGGCGCCGGCACTCCCGACGGAGCTTCGCTGGAGCAGGAAGTGGCCGACGGCGGCGCGTTTGCCGAGATTGTCAACGGCACCAGTCCCCTGGTGGATGCCATCTACACCGGCCACACCCACAAGCAGTACGCCTGGGACGCACCCGTTCCCGGTGTCGACGGGAAGACCCGGCCGGTAGTGCAGACCGGTTCCTACGGAGAGTTCATCGGCCAGATCAACCTGGACTACAACCCGGCAACGGATGAGGTGGTGTCCTACACGGCCACCAACGTTCCGCGGACCACGGAGAGCGCTGCGTCGCTCGTGGCTGCCTACCCGGCAGTCGCCGAGGTCAAGTCCATTGTCGATGCGGCGCTGGCCTCCGCCGCCGAGATCGGCAACCAGCCGGTGGGCTCGGTAACCGCCGACATCACCTCAGCGTTCTCGGGGACCAACCGCGATGACCGCAGCGCCGAATCCACGCTGGGCAACCTCGTGGCCGATTCGCTGCTCAGCACGCTGTCCTCGGCGGACCGCGGGGGCGCCGAAATCGGTGTCACCAACCCCGGCGGGCTGCGTGCCGAGCTGTACTACGGCGCCGACGGCGTGATCACCTACGCCGAGGCCAACGCGGTACTGCCGTTCGTGAACAACCTGTGGACCACCACCCTCACCGGTGCACAGCTGAAAACCATGCTGGAACAGCAGTGGCAGCCGGCCGGCAGTTCGCGCCCGTTCCTGGCACTGGGACTCTCGGACAACATCACCTACACGTACGATCAGGCCCAGGCTGCGGGTTCCCGCATCCAGACCGTGACCGTCAACGGTGAAGCACTGGACCCCGCCCGCGCCTACCGCGTGGGAACGTTCAGCTTCCTGGCCCAGGGTGGAGACAACTTCAGTGTCTTCACCCAAGGGACCAACACCCGGGACTCCGGACTGGTGGACCGCGATGCGTGGATCAGCTACATCGAGGCCAACAGCCCGCTCTCCCCGGACTTCGCCCGCCAGGGCGTGGTGGTGCAGGGAGCACCGGCCACGGCAACAGCCGGAGCAGCGGTTTCCTTCACGGTTTCCGGGCTTGACCTCACCTCGCTGGGCAGCCCGGCCAACACCGCGCTGGCCGTGAACTGGGTCAACGCGGCAGGCACCGCCACCGCGCTGGGCACCGCCCCGGTGACGGCGGGGGCCGCCTCCGTGAGCGTGAGCATTCCGTCGTCGGCCTCCGGCGCAGGAAGACTGGTGCTCACCGCTGCACCTTCCGGCACCACCGTGACCGTGCCGGTTACGGTCCAGGCGCCTCCCACTCCGCCGGCGCCGGCCTGCAAGGCTCCGGTTCCGCCGAAAAACTGGTGGGACGTCAAGGGCTGGGTCCGGTATGCACTGGATCTGGCGCGCTACCTGTACTGCCTGACCGGCCGGTAG
- a CDS encoding NAD(P)H-quinone oxidoreductase: protein MRAVVITTPGGPETLQVQDVPAPVPGEGEVLIDVAAAGLNRADVLQRRGYYPVPAGSSEYPGLEVSGRIAAIGTGVQGLSVGADVVALLTGGGYADQVNVPAGQVLPVPAGVDLVTAASLPETAATVFSNLFMAAGVTEGDHVLIHGAAGGIGTMAIQMVAAFGAVPMVTAGSAEKLDLARELGAEVLINYKEEDFVARVREATDGRGADVILDVVGAKYLQRNLEALAVSGRLVIIGLQGGTTAEIDLNQLMRKRLAVIGTTLRARPAEEKAAIMAAVRQHVWPLIEAGRIRPLVDKTFPLSEAAAAHEYFDSGRHTGKILLTT from the coding sequence ATGAGAGCAGTTGTCATCACTACGCCCGGCGGCCCGGAAACACTGCAGGTGCAGGACGTTCCGGCGCCGGTCCCCGGAGAAGGCGAAGTCCTCATCGATGTGGCAGCAGCGGGCCTGAACCGGGCGGATGTCCTGCAGCGCCGCGGCTACTATCCGGTGCCGGCCGGAAGCTCCGAATATCCGGGACTGGAGGTCTCCGGCCGGATCGCCGCCATTGGCACCGGGGTGCAGGGGCTCTCCGTCGGGGCCGACGTCGTCGCACTCCTGACCGGCGGCGGCTACGCCGACCAGGTCAACGTCCCGGCCGGACAGGTGCTGCCCGTGCCCGCCGGCGTCGACCTGGTGACCGCCGCCTCCCTGCCGGAAACCGCCGCCACCGTGTTCTCTAACCTTTTCATGGCCGCCGGCGTGACCGAGGGCGACCATGTGCTGATCCACGGCGCCGCCGGAGGCATCGGCACCATGGCCATCCAGATGGTCGCCGCCTTCGGCGCCGTTCCCATGGTCACCGCCGGATCAGCGGAGAAGCTGGATCTGGCCCGGGAACTCGGGGCCGAAGTCCTGATCAACTACAAGGAAGAGGACTTCGTGGCACGGGTCCGCGAAGCCACCGACGGCCGGGGCGCCGACGTCATCCTCGACGTCGTCGGCGCGAAGTACCTGCAGCGCAACCTGGAGGCGCTCGCAGTCTCGGGACGGCTGGTCATCATCGGCCTGCAGGGCGGAACCACCGCTGAAATCGACCTGAACCAGCTGATGCGGAAACGGCTCGCGGTCATCGGCACCACGCTGCGCGCACGGCCCGCGGAGGAGAAAGCGGCCATCATGGCGGCGGTCCGGCAGCACGTGTGGCCGCTGATCGAAGCCGGCAGGATCCGCCCGCTTGTGGACAAGACCTTCCCGCTCTCCGAGGCAGCAGCCGCGCACGAGTATTTCGATTCCGGCCGGCACACGGGAAAAATCCTGTTGACCACCTGA
- a CDS encoding carbon starvation CstA family protein: MSENHRHRDVPREPEDADVLIQDPDLPPVAVDPETAEAEDRQWTPMKIALWAGIALLGGVSWYMLALVRGETVNAIWFVFAAVCTYFIAYRFYSKFIERKLLQPNDRRATPAEYKADGKDYAATDRRVLYGHHFAAIAGAGPLVGPVLAAQMGYLPGTIWIIIGVVLAGAVQDYLVMFFSMRRGGRSLGQMAREELGRVGGTAALIATLTIMIIIVAILALVVVNALAESPWGVFSVGMTIPIALFMGVYLRFLRPGKVTEVSIIGFVLLLLAIIGGGMIADTALGDFLTLDKTVIAWGIIIYGFIAAVLPVWLLLAPRDYLSTFMKVGTIVMLAVAIIIVRPEITVPAISEFASADNGPVVAGPLFPFLFVTIACGALSGFHALISSGTTPKMIEKERQTRFIGYGGMLMESFVAIMALVAAISIDRGIYFAMNSSAAATGGTVEGAVAFVNSLGLAGVNLTPDMLTNMAANVGEESIVSRTGGAPTLAVGLAQIMQSLIGGSSMMAFWYHFAIMFEALFILTAVDAGTRVARFMLQDSIGNFIPKFRDTGWRTGAWICTAVMVGGWGSILIMGVTDPLGGINTLFPLFGIANQLLAAIALAICLAILAKKNVFKYIWIVVLPLAFASVVTITASMYKIFSPVPAVGYWAQHNAFKAALDRGETSFGTAKTVEAMEAVVRNTFIQGTLSIVFVTLAIIVIITAVIASIRSFRSGGAASAEDPAVASRTFAPAGFLATPAEKEIQAQWDALPQDRKPLRKAHS, translated from the coding sequence ATGAGTGAGAACCACCGGCACAGGGACGTGCCGCGAGAGCCTGAGGACGCCGACGTCCTCATCCAGGATCCGGATCTTCCGCCGGTTGCCGTGGATCCGGAAACCGCAGAAGCCGAAGACCGCCAGTGGACGCCGATGAAGATCGCCCTCTGGGCCGGAATCGCCCTGCTCGGCGGCGTGAGCTGGTACATGCTGGCCCTGGTCCGCGGGGAAACCGTCAACGCCATCTGGTTTGTCTTCGCCGCGGTCTGCACCTACTTCATCGCCTACCGCTTCTATTCCAAGTTCATTGAGCGCAAACTCCTGCAGCCCAATGACCGCCGCGCCACTCCGGCCGAGTACAAAGCAGACGGCAAGGACTACGCGGCAACGGACCGCCGGGTGCTGTACGGGCACCACTTCGCCGCCATCGCCGGCGCCGGACCCCTGGTCGGGCCTGTCCTGGCCGCCCAGATGGGCTACCTGCCCGGCACCATCTGGATCATCATCGGCGTCGTCCTCGCCGGCGCCGTCCAGGATTACCTGGTCATGTTCTTCTCCATGCGCCGCGGCGGCCGCTCGCTGGGCCAGATGGCCCGGGAAGAGCTGGGCCGCGTCGGCGGTACCGCCGCACTGATCGCCACCCTGACCATCATGATCATCATTGTGGCGATTCTCGCCCTGGTGGTCGTGAACGCCCTCGCCGAGAGCCCCTGGGGCGTCTTCTCGGTAGGCATGACCATTCCGATTGCCCTGTTCATGGGTGTTTACCTGCGGTTCCTGCGCCCGGGCAAGGTCACCGAAGTGTCCATCATCGGCTTTGTCCTGCTGCTGTTGGCCATCATCGGCGGCGGCATGATTGCCGATACCGCCCTGGGCGACTTCCTGACCCTGGACAAGACGGTTATCGCGTGGGGCATCATCATTTACGGCTTCATTGCCGCAGTGCTCCCGGTCTGGCTGCTGCTGGCCCCGCGAGACTACCTGTCCACCTTCATGAAGGTGGGCACCATCGTCATGCTGGCCGTGGCCATCATCATCGTCCGCCCCGAAATCACCGTTCCCGCGATCAGCGAATTCGCCTCCGCGGACAACGGCCCGGTGGTGGCGGGTCCGCTGTTCCCGTTCCTGTTCGTCACCATCGCCTGCGGCGCCCTCTCCGGCTTCCACGCGCTGATCTCCTCCGGCACCACCCCGAAGATGATCGAGAAGGAACGCCAGACCCGCTTCATCGGGTACGGCGGCATGCTGATGGAATCCTTCGTGGCCATCATGGCCCTCGTTGCGGCCATCTCCATTGACCGCGGCATCTACTTCGCGATGAACTCCTCGGCTGCAGCCACCGGCGGCACCGTGGAAGGCGCCGTCGCGTTCGTCAACAGCCTGGGCCTGGCCGGCGTGAACCTGACGCCGGACATGCTCACCAACATGGCCGCCAACGTGGGCGAGGAATCCATCGTCTCCCGCACCGGCGGTGCCCCCACGTTGGCCGTGGGCCTGGCCCAGATCATGCAGAGCCTGATCGGCGGCTCGTCGATGATGGCGTTCTGGTACCACTTCGCCATCATGTTCGAAGCCCTGTTCATCCTCACCGCAGTCGACGCCGGCACCCGCGTGGCCCGGTTCATGCTGCAGGACTCGATCGGCAACTTCATTCCGAAGTTCCGCGACACCGGGTGGCGGACCGGGGCCTGGATCTGTACGGCCGTCATGGTCGGAGGTTGGGGCTCGATCCTGATCATGGGGGTCACGGACCCGTTGGGCGGCATCAATACGTTGTTCCCGCTCTTCGGCATTGCCAACCAGCTGCTGGCCGCCATTGCACTGGCCATCTGCCTGGCCATCCTGGCGAAGAAGAATGTCTTCAAGTACATCTGGATCGTGGTGCTGCCGCTGGCGTTCGCGTCCGTGGTGACCATCACCGCGTCGATGTACAAGATCTTCAGCCCGGTTCCGGCGGTTGGCTACTGGGCCCAGCACAACGCCTTCAAGGCGGCACTGGACCGGGGCGAGACCAGCTTCGGCACCGCCAAGACAGTGGAGGCCATGGAAGCGGTGGTCCGGAATACCTTCATCCAGGGCACGTTGTCCATCGTGTTTGTGACGCTGGCGATCATCGTCATTATCACCGCGGTTATTGCCAGCATCCGCTCGTTCCGTTCCGGCGGCGCCGCCAGCGCCGAGGATCCGGCGGTCGCCTCGCGGACGTTCGCTCCGGCCGGCTTCCTGGCCACCCCGGCGGAAAAGGAAATCCAGGCGCAGTGGGACGCGCTGCCGCAGGACCGCAAGCCGCTGAGGAAGGCACACTCATGA
- a CDS encoding YbdD/YjiX family protein, whose product MSMAVQEGLRGLVRFFRDLMGEDAYRKYLSFHESTGCASAPMSEREFWKDKMDRQDANPEGRCC is encoded by the coding sequence ATGAGCATGGCGGTCCAGGAAGGCCTGCGCGGTTTGGTGCGGTTCTTCCGCGACCTCATGGGCGAAGACGCGTACCGCAAGTACCTCTCCTTCCATGAGTCCACCGGCTGCGCGTCCGCTCCCATGAGCGAACGCGAATTCTGGAAGGACAAAATGGACCGCCAGGACGCCAACCCCGAAGGGCGCTGCTGCTAG
- a CDS encoding bacterial proteasome activator family protein, giving the protein MTEENGSAHRPNAAPAPGSDDSSQAGAAGSRTDEAVSSNPPIGGGPAGAGSAVAAPAGTSGPAAARQGNGSSDAQADGGPDASGSARTEGSSGPAKLRDLVDEPAKVMRIGTMVKQLLEEVRNAPLDDAARNRLAEIHERSLRELEDGLAPELVDELHRVNLPFLEDTVPTDAELRIAQAQLVGWLEGLFRGIQTAIAAQQTANQQMASRVQLRQLPPGTVLAPGVVIGENGEPKRADGAGQGRPGAGRPEPQAGPGQYL; this is encoded by the coding sequence ATGACTGAAGAGAACGGATCGGCCCACCGGCCGAATGCGGCGCCTGCGCCCGGTTCCGACGATTCATCACAGGCAGGTGCGGCCGGCAGCCGCACCGATGAGGCCGTCTCGAGCAACCCGCCCATTGGTGGCGGGCCGGCCGGCGCAGGATCGGCTGTGGCCGCTCCCGCCGGAACCTCGGGGCCGGCTGCCGCACGGCAGGGCAACGGATCCAGCGACGCCCAGGCCGACGGCGGCCCGGATGCTTCCGGGTCGGCCCGCACCGAGGGCTCCTCCGGACCGGCGAAGCTGAGGGACCTGGTGGATGAACCCGCCAAGGTCATGCGGATCGGAACCATGGTCAAGCAGCTGCTGGAGGAGGTGCGGAACGCGCCGCTGGACGACGCCGCCCGGAACCGGCTGGCGGAAATCCACGAACGGTCCCTGCGCGAACTCGAGGACGGGCTGGCTCCGGAGCTGGTGGATGAACTGCACCGCGTCAACCTGCCGTTCCTGGAGGACACCGTTCCCACTGATGCCGAACTGAGGATTGCCCAGGCGCAGCTGGTCGGCTGGCTGGAGGGGCTCTTCCGTGGCATCCAGACCGCCATCGCAGCGCAGCAGACCGCCAACCAGCAGATGGCTTCGCGCGTACAGCTGCGCCAGCTGCCGCCGGGCACCGTGCTGGCCCCCGGCGTCGTTATCGGTGAAAACGGCGAGCCCAAGCGTGCCGACGGCGCAGGCCAGGGCCGTCCCGGTGCCGGCCGACCCGAGCCGCAGGCCGGCCCCGGACAGTATTTGTAG